In Pseudoalteromonas marina, a genomic segment contains:
- a CDS encoding Ig-like domain-containing protein has protein sequence MTAKKHLLLGSMMFALSACGGSDEQQPQASAQAPTSTVNPPAVASYVNLVGVLASNKTTQIQILGENTVSRGAVGSAIANSQATIGFTQTETVQGNVSFLLSARDPDGISEINLVLPSVNKSLPICSSDCGNEYERSVIGLSPSIYGASAGELRLEIWITDTLQNQVLADAITFSWQPHQIVGVTAQREDQGINLAWQANNELNRYNVYIATQPGVSPSNVDELENGQQFLSISDPFFTIPNTITNKSYQALITGIDGSGESGFSNLINIAPLGGELAFAPTANNDIFEIDEDTALQGNVLTNDTNPYSGQLLANTQVLVTPSHGSVTMTESGDFTYQPALNFNGEDAFSYQIINELGRTDTAVVAVTIKPINDAPIALNNTYNISSDGTLTVSAPGLLGNDSDVDLDELTVDVAPVNEPLRGQLTLFADGSFEYQGEPNMQGEDSFQYKVIDNQGGEATATVFIVSTNTNSAPVANNDSYNVNEDNTLVISAGNGVLSNDTDPNGDTFTVDDTFIVAPTHGQLLLSIDGSFSYIPDANFNGVDQFQYAAIDSQGASATATVTIIVNSQPDNPVAQNDAYQFARNSLFSVSADSGLLANDFNIETGDLTVNTTPVTAPQNGTLNLNSDGSFTYQPNGDFSGVDSFSYLISNEQGLTATAQVTLSESGNNTFPEASDDQFTIAEDSSATQLNVLANDTDADGDTITLFNVNSTLGSASIVNGQIEYTPPANFSGQTVLTYSITDGYENGSPGEKDSTASVTIIVTPVNDAPVANADLATINEDAIALLIDVLANDSDIDGDSLILSEVSANSGTALIVDNQIQYTPAPNANGVATVTYSIKDAQDANATSTLSITILPINDAPVATADTATIDEDAAPITIDVLANDSDVDGDSLVISNASVDVGTATIVNNQIQYTPAANANGVATVIYTASDNNGGTANSTLAITINPINDAPVATADTATMDEDAAPITIDVLANDSDVDGDSLVISTASADVGAVSVVNNQIQYTPEANANGVATVIYTANDNNGGTASSTLSITINPINDAPVATADTAIMDEDAAPITIDALANDSDVDGDSLVISNATADVGAVSVVNNQIQYTPAANANGVATVIYTASDNNGGTASSTLAITINPINDAPVATADTATMDEDAAPITIDVLANDSDVDGDSLVISTASADVGAVSVVNNQIQYTPAANANGVATVIYTASDNNGGTANSTLAITINPINDAPVATADTANMDEDAAPITIDVLANDSDVDGDSLVISSASTDVGTATIVNNQIQYTPAANANGVATVAYTASDNNGGTANSTLAITINPINDPPIVAEQSFSINEDATDSDIIGTIVATDIENQDLTYALAGGDFALFNLNASSGILSVNGETPFDYETKTQYILNIQVTDNGTPNETTAVNITVNILDVTEPLIPVEDASYGRPITGQLDLGSVFSGGQFNDSIALNNNLYFVGFTNNADKDILIVSYTNNGGANTAFNTTGIKILDLEQDEEATAIISDGTDLFIAYSSFDGSNNEACVLKMDLAGTLRTGSDDDGESNTGIKCTTLNSTTVINDLEIDGNKLLAVGKHFDGTQTDSLWIHYKTDDLSFENSTPVIVDVSGANRDDEGYAVKNFENSDYLVVGSVTDADGTKNSLIRYLKANGDNDGNFNGGDPLIINLSSDLGQPGNNKDDELFAIGGLADSNFTAFAGGYMTRLTGEKDAVVLAIDKNGELVTSFDTDGIAIYNIDGNSGAGNVGAQITGIQYEPVKNEIMLSGTTGVPLAEQVFTARVISSTGALDDNYGESGVSILSGIDAKQTVNTASIDSNDTLWVAGINDDTNAKPFIGALTDQAALFTNFNSTGYLTVDAITEASNDQSIKLIQLSNGAQAGKYMLASTAETNGAIKLVLTRFTTTGTIDTSFSKTGHKEIAIELNSQHVALAELNNGNLLLAGTKKTTNGSQGFVAKVNQDGSLDTTFATDGIYVTNIENTEALTLSDIAITNSSNIVAVGTATQSGNTQSFAMMLTAQGVLATSFGTEGVLLGLTDEDFSKIHINNNEIFIAGKLVTGADSALIALKLNLTGNELFRYSGTDTPNTNNKVASVITDSSGAIYLVANLVSTPDKANVVRLLSSGSLDTSFADNGVGQYSLAATGNTLIKGAKLDSTDKLILVGTSNNQGVIARITTNGELDSAFGTGGVGYYQTNLCTNSLVFTSLILQTDTQIALSSTCDNGNSNNISVSKFDFYPDGVEP, from the coding sequence ATGACCGCAAAAAAACACCTTTTGCTTGGTTCAATGATGTTTGCACTAAGTGCTTGCGGAGGCTCAGATGAGCAACAACCTCAAGCGTCAGCGCAAGCGCCTACATCTACAGTTAACCCACCAGCCGTTGCAAGTTATGTAAATTTAGTGGGCGTTTTAGCCAGTAATAAAACAACACAAATACAGATTTTAGGTGAAAATACCGTGAGTCGCGGCGCTGTGGGCTCAGCTATAGCAAACTCGCAAGCTACTATTGGCTTTACTCAAACAGAAACAGTACAAGGTAATGTTTCATTTTTACTCAGTGCCCGCGATCCCGACGGCATTAGCGAAATAAACTTAGTATTACCCAGCGTTAATAAAAGCCTACCTATTTGCTCATCTGATTGTGGTAATGAATACGAGCGTTCTGTTATTGGGCTAAGCCCATCTATTTATGGTGCAAGTGCTGGAGAATTACGCTTAGAAATATGGATAACAGATACACTGCAAAACCAAGTTCTTGCCGATGCAATTACGTTTAGCTGGCAGCCTCATCAAATTGTAGGAGTAACAGCTCAACGAGAAGATCAAGGTATTAACCTTGCTTGGCAAGCCAACAATGAGCTAAACCGTTATAACGTATACATTGCCACCCAACCGGGTGTATCGCCTTCCAATGTTGATGAACTTGAAAATGGCCAACAATTTTTAAGCATTTCGGACCCTTTCTTTACAATACCAAACACGATTACAAACAAAAGCTATCAAGCTCTTATAACAGGCATAGATGGTAGCGGTGAAAGTGGGTTTTCTAACTTAATAAACATAGCTCCCCTAGGTGGAGAACTTGCTTTTGCTCCTACAGCTAACAACGATATATTTGAAATTGATGAAGATACTGCCCTGCAAGGCAATGTACTAACAAACGATACGAATCCGTATAGCGGACAGCTCCTTGCCAACACACAAGTATTAGTAACCCCTTCGCATGGCTCAGTAACTATGACCGAATCGGGTGATTTTACTTATCAGCCTGCGCTTAACTTTAATGGTGAAGATGCATTTAGCTATCAAATTATTAACGAGCTAGGCAGAACCGACACCGCGGTTGTTGCTGTAACAATTAAGCCGATTAATGATGCGCCTATTGCCCTGAACAACACCTATAATATTTCAAGTGATGGTACATTAACTGTTTCAGCTCCTGGTTTATTGGGTAACGATAGCGATGTTGATTTAGATGAACTTACGGTTGATGTAGCGCCTGTTAATGAGCCGCTGCGCGGACAGCTAACCTTATTTGCTGACGGTAGCTTTGAATACCAAGGCGAACCAAATATGCAAGGTGAAGATAGCTTTCAATATAAAGTTATTGATAACCAAGGCGGTGAAGCTACAGCAACTGTATTTATTGTAAGCACCAATACTAACTCGGCCCCCGTTGCTAATAACGATAGTTATAACGTAAACGAAGATAATACCCTTGTTATCTCTGCAGGAAATGGGGTACTTAGCAATGATACCGATCCTAACGGTGACACATTTACGGTAGACGACACCTTTATAGTTGCACCTACTCACGGGCAACTTTTACTTAGCATTGATGGCAGCTTTAGTTACATACCTGATGCTAACTTTAATGGGGTAGACCAGTTTCAATATGCAGCCATTGACTCCCAGGGTGCTAGTGCCACAGCCACTGTTACTATCATTGTAAATAGCCAGCCAGATAATCCGGTTGCACAAAATGACGCTTATCAGTTTGCTCGAAATAGTCTATTTTCAGTCTCAGCAGACAGTGGCCTACTAGCCAACGATTTTAATATAGAAACTGGCGACCTTACTGTTAACACCACACCTGTTACAGCGCCTCAAAACGGCACGCTCAATTTAAATAGTGATGGTTCATTTACTTATCAACCAAATGGTGATTTTTCTGGGGTAGATAGCTTTTCTTATTTAATTTCAAATGAGCAGGGCCTTACCGCAACCGCTCAAGTAACACTGAGCGAAAGTGGAAATAACACCTTCCCTGAGGCAAGCGATGATCAGTTCACCATAGCCGAAGATAGCAGCGCAACACAGCTAAATGTACTAGCAAATGATACAGACGCTGACGGCGATACCATTACACTATTTAATGTAAATAGCACACTTGGCTCAGCAAGCATTGTTAATGGGCAAATTGAATATACCCCGCCGGCCAACTTTTCTGGACAAACTGTTCTTACCTACAGTATTACTGATGGGTATGAAAATGGCTCTCCTGGTGAGAAAGACAGTACCGCAAGTGTTACGATTATTGTAACGCCTGTAAATGATGCGCCCGTTGCAAACGCTGACCTTGCTACCATAAATGAAGACGCAATTGCATTGCTCATTGACGTTTTAGCCAATGATTCAGATATTGACGGCGACAGCTTAATATTGAGCGAGGTCTCTGCCAACAGTGGCACTGCGCTAATTGTTGATAATCAAATTCAGTACACACCTGCCCCTAATGCAAATGGCGTAGCAACGGTGACTTATTCAATAAAAGATGCGCAAGATGCAAATGCGACTTCAACACTAAGCATTACTATTTTACCAATCAACGATGCACCCGTTGCAACCGCTGATACTGCAACCATAGATGAAGATGCAGCGCCTATTACTATTGATGTGCTCGCTAACGATTCAGATGTGGATGGCGATAGCTTAGTAATAAGTAACGCGAGCGTTGATGTAGGCACGGCAACTATTGTAAACAACCAAATTCAATACACGCCTGCAGCTAATGCAAACGGTGTTGCAACGGTGATTTACACTGCAAGTGACAATAACGGTGGAACGGCTAACAGCACATTAGCGATTACTATCAACCCGATAAACGATGCACCCGTTGCCACTGCCGATACTGCAACTATGGATGAAGATGCGGCGCCTATTACTATTGATGTACTCGCTAATGATTCAGACGTGGATGGCGACAGCTTAGTAATCAGTACCGCGAGCGCTGATGTGGGTGCTGTAAGTGTTGTAAATAACCAAATTCAATACACGCCAGAGGCTAATGCAAACGGCGTTGCAACGGTGATTTACACTGCAAATGATAATAACGGTGGAACAGCTAGCAGCACATTGTCCATTACCATCAACCCAATCAACGATGCACCCGTTGCCACTGCTGATACCGCAATTATGGATGAAGATGCAGCGCCTATTACTATTGATGCACTGGCTAACGATTCAGACGTAGATGGCGACAGCTTAGTAATCAGTAACGCCACTGCCGATGTGGGTGCTGTAAGTGTTGTAAACAACCAAATTCAGTACACGCCTGCAGCTAATGCAAACGGTGTTGCAACGGTGATTTACACTGCAAGTGACAATAACGGTGGAACGGCTAGCAGCACATTGGCCATTACCATCAACCCAATCAACGATGCACCCGTTGCCACTGCCGATACCGCAACCATGGATGAAGATGCAGCACCTATTACTATTGACGTACTCGCTAACGATTCAGACGTGGATGGCGATAGCTTAGTAATCAGTACCGCGAGCGCTGATGTGGGTGCTGTAAGTGTTGTAAACAACCAAATTCAGTACACGCCTGCAGCTAATGCAAACGGTGTTGCAACGGTGATTTACACTGCAAGTGACAATAACGGTGGAACGGCTAACAGCACATTGGCGATTACTATCAACCCAATAAACGATGCGCCTGTTGCCACTGCCGATACCGCAAATATGGATGAAGACGCAGCGCCTATTACTATTGATGTGCTCGCTAACGATTCAGATGTGGATGGCGACAGCTTAGTAATAAGTAGCGCGAGTACAGATGTAGGCACGGCAACTATTGTAAATAACCAAATTCAATACACGCCTGCTGCTAATGCAAACGGCGTTGCAACGGTGGCCTACACTGCAAGTGATAATAATGGTGGAACGGCTAACAGTACATTAGCCATTACCATCAACCCAATCAACGATCCGCCCATAGTTGCTGAACAAAGCTTTAGCATTAATGAGGACGCGACAGATTCCGACATTATAGGAACCATTGTTGCTACCGACATTGAAAATCAAGATTTAACCTATGCATTAGCCGGCGGTGATTTTGCTTTATTTAACTTAAATGCATCGTCTGGCATTTTAAGCGTGAATGGCGAAACCCCTTTTGACTATGAAACCAAAACTCAATACATATTAAATATTCAAGTAACAGATAACGGCACCCCTAATGAAACCACTGCAGTTAATATCACGGTTAATATCCTTGATGTTACCGAGCCGCTAATCCCTGTTGAAGATGCATCATATGGTCGCCCTATTACGGGGCAGCTCGATCTAGGCAGCGTATTTTCAGGTGGGCAATTTAACGACAGCATAGCGCTTAACAACAACTTATATTTTGTGGGCTTTACCAATAATGCAGACAAAGACATTCTTATTGTTTCGTACACTAATAACGGCGGTGCAAACACCGCATTTAATACCACTGGCATTAAAATACTTGATTTAGAGCAAGATGAAGAAGCCACCGCCATTATTTCCGACGGCACCGATTTATTTATTGCCTATTCAAGTTTTGATGGCAGTAATAATGAAGCGTGCGTACTTAAAATGGATCTTGCAGGGACATTAAGAACCGGCTCAGATGATGACGGGGAAAGTAACACGGGTATAAAATGTACAACGCTTAACAGTACCACGGTTATCAATGACCTTGAAATTGACGGCAATAAATTACTTGCTGTAGGCAAGCATTTTGATGGTACTCAAACCGATAGCCTATGGATACATTATAAAACCGACGACTTGTCATTCGAAAACTCAACACCCGTCATTGTTGATGTAAGTGGCGCTAATCGTGATGATGAAGGCTACGCAGTTAAAAACTTTGAAAACTCAGACTATTTAGTTGTGGGTAGCGTTACCGATGCTGATGGCACTAAAAACTCGCTAATACGTTATTTAAAAGCAAATGGAGATAACGATGGTAATTTTAATGGGGGCGATCCGCTTATCATTAACTTATCAAGCGACTTAGGCCAGCCAGGTAACAACAAAGACGATGAGTTATTTGCCATTGGTGGTTTAGCTGATTCTAATTTTACTGCTTTTGCGGGTGGCTATATGACACGGCTAACTGGTGAAAAAGATGCTGTTGTGTTAGCCATTGATAAAAATGGCGAGCTAGTGACAAGTTTTGACACTGACGGAATTGCAATTTATAACATTGATGGCAACAGCGGTGCGGGTAATGTCGGCGCTCAAATAACTGGTATTCAGTACGAGCCGGTTAAAAATGAAATAATGCTCTCGGGCACAACAGGTGTGCCTCTTGCAGAGCAAGTATTCACAGCACGTGTAATAAGCTCAACAGGTGCACTTGATGATAATTACGGTGAATCTGGAGTTAGCATTCTTTCAGGCATAGATGCTAAACAAACTGTAAACACAGCGTCTATCGACTCTAACGATACTTTATGGGTAGCCGGCATTAATGACGACACCAACGCTAAACCATTTATTGGAGCTTTAACCGATCAGGCCGCATTATTTACTAATTTCAATAGCACAGGCTATTTAACAGTTGATGCAATAACCGAAGCATCAAACGATCAATCAATAAAACTGATACAACTTAGTAATGGCGCTCAAGCAGGTAAATATATGCTTGCCTCAACAGCCGAAACAAACGGTGCAATAAAGTTAGTATTAACCCGCTTTACCACTACTGGCACCATAGATACGAGCTTTAGTAAAACGGGCCATAAAGAAATTGCCATTGAGTTAAACTCACAACACGTTGCGTTAGCTGAATTAAACAATGGCAACTTATTACTTGCTGGTACTAAAAAAACGACCAATGGCTCGCAAGGTTTTGTAGCCAAAGTGAACCAAGATGGCTCACTTGATACAACATTTGCAACCGACGGCATCTATGTAACCAACATTGAAAATACCGAAGCACTTACATTATCAGATATAGCAATAACCAATAGTAGCAATATTGTTGCAGTGGGTACTGCAACGCAATCTGGGAACACACAGTCATTTGCAATGATGCTTACAGCGCAAGGGGTACTCGCTACAAGCTTTGGCACTGAAGGCGTTTTATTAGGGTTAACGGATGAGGATTTTTCTAAAATTCACATTAACAACAATGAAATTTTTATTGCTGGTAAATTAGTAACAGGTGCTGATTCAGCATTGATTGCGCTCAAACTTAACTTAACCGGCAATGAGTTGTTTAGATATTCAGGTACCGATACGCCTAACACCAACAATAAAGTAGCCAGTGTAATAACCGACTCATCTGGCGCAATCTATTTAGTTGCAAATTTAGTCAGTACACCTGATAAAGCGAATGTTGTACGCTTGCTTTCGTCGGGCTCATTAGATACAAGCTTTGCTGACAATGGCGTTGGCCAATATAGTTTAGCTGCAACCGGCAATACTTTAATTAAAGGTGCCAAGCTAGATAGCACTGATAAACTTATATTAGTCGGTACTAGTAACAACCAGGGCGTAATTGCACGAATTACTACAAATGGCGAGCTTGATAGCGCATTTGGTACTGGTGGAGTTGGTTATTACCAAACTAACCTTTGTACAAATTCACTCGTTTTTACCTCGTTAATTCTACAAACTGACACGCAAATAGCCTTAAGTAGCACTTGCGATAATGGTAACTCAAATAATATCAGTGTATCTAAGTTTGATTTTTATCCCGATGGAGTTGAGCCATAA
- a CDS encoding FecR family protein, whose product MKHILPIITALLCVNFYAQASEPAGKTILARGSVLATNEAAQQRQLQRRDTVFGIDRITTGNQSKAQFSMLDGGLISLKENSELNIANYQFDKNTQQGSASIELLKGGLRSISGVIKKNGGAYNVKTPVGSIGIRGTHFEVQLVGSDVFIAVWDGAIDLTLTNNNVLSLGDNEAFSFAQITSTGDVFTTTRAAAVFDQTVATIEPNSESEETEQTQTASTNNAILEDDSTVDAYSEQQFQAVDNAFLVDQIAQRQGTFNYSASDFSVASSEGGISDFAMTMAVDFDNGTVPDGEISFNDAGGTWYAAYSGLINLSKLDLAITFASYGNNKAEGDIDAVFLNDLDTIIGNFQLSEINNPDVNASGSFILEP is encoded by the coding sequence ATGAAACACATACTTCCTATCATTACCGCCTTACTTTGTGTAAATTTTTATGCGCAAGCAAGTGAGCCAGCGGGTAAAACTATTCTGGCCCGTGGCTCTGTATTAGCAACAAATGAGGCAGCCCAACAACGTCAATTGCAGCGTCGTGATACTGTTTTTGGCATAGACCGAATAACGACTGGCAACCAAAGTAAAGCGCAGTTTTCAATGTTAGATGGCGGTTTAATTTCTTTAAAAGAAAATTCAGAACTTAATATAGCCAATTACCAGTTTGATAAAAACACACAACAAGGGTCTGCATCTATTGAGTTACTCAAAGGCGGCCTGCGTTCTATATCTGGCGTTATCAAAAAAAATGGCGGGGCTTATAACGTTAAAACCCCTGTGGGGTCAATTGGTATTCGTGGCACGCACTTTGAAGTGCAGCTAGTAGGTAGTGATGTATTTATAGCTGTATGGGATGGTGCAATCGACCTAACACTTACAAATAATAACGTGCTGTCGCTTGGTGATAATGAAGCATTTTCGTTTGCACAAATTACAAGTACTGGTGATGTTTTTACAACAACGCGTGCCGCAGCTGTATTTGATCAAACCGTTGCAACTATTGAGCCTAATAGCGAAAGTGAAGAAACAGAGCAAACTCAAACAGCCTCAACAAACAACGCTATTTTAGAAGATGATAGCACAGTAGACGCATACTCTGAGCAGCAATTTCAGGCTGTAGATAACGCCTTTTTAGTGGACCAAATAGCTCAGCGCCAAGGTACTTTTAACTACAGCGCTTCTGATTTTAGTGTGGCTTCAAGTGAAGGAGGCATTAGCGACTTTGCTATGACCATGGCCGTTGATTTTGACAATGGAACAGTGCCTGATGGCGAAATTAGCTTTAATGATGCCGGCGGTACTTGGTATGCGGCGTACAGTGGTTTAATAAATCTGAGTAAACTAGATTTAGCTATTACGTTTGCCTCATACGGAAACAATAAAGCAGAAGGTGATATAGACGCGGTGTTTTTGAATGACCTAGATACCATTATTGGTAACTTTCAGCTGAGTGAAATTAATAATCCAGATGTAAACGCGAGCGGTTCTTTTATATTAGAACCGTAA
- a CDS encoding mechanosensitive ion channel family protein: MDSVLNWLNDNSGLILHYSIQTVVALIIFLIGSRVSKFCSNLTEKGFAKKQVDKAVGSFVASIVYTLVFALTVLMALSQIGIETTSFIAILGAAGLAVGLALQGSLSNFASGVLIILLRPFKSGDFVEAGGKSGTVKKIEIFSTELRTPDNKVIIVPNSQIMSGAITNVSRESTRRIDLVIGVGYDADLRQAKEVLKSVLDAETRLLTDPAYTVAVSELGDSSVNFVVRPWVNAADYWPTYFSLMENIKIALDDANISIPFPQMDVHLHKQD; this comes from the coding sequence ATGGATTCAGTACTTAATTGGCTTAATGATAACTCAGGCTTAATTTTACACTATAGTATTCAAACAGTTGTTGCGCTTATTATCTTTTTAATAGGTAGTAGGGTTTCTAAGTTTTGTTCTAACTTAACAGAAAAAGGGTTTGCAAAAAAACAGGTAGACAAAGCGGTTGGCTCTTTTGTAGCAAGCATAGTTTATACCCTTGTGTTTGCATTAACAGTACTAATGGCGCTTTCGCAAATTGGCATTGAAACAACCTCATTTATTGCAATTTTAGGTGCGGCTGGTTTAGCGGTAGGTTTAGCGCTGCAAGGTTCATTATCTAACTTTGCGTCGGGTGTACTAATCATTTTACTTCGTCCGTTTAAATCGGGTGATTTTGTAGAAGCCGGTGGCAAATCTGGTACAGTTAAAAAAATTGAGATTTTTTCAACTGAACTTCGCACACCAGATAATAAAGTAATCATTGTTCCTAACTCTCAAATTATGTCGGGCGCTATTACAAACGTATCGCGCGAATCAACTCGCCGTATCGATTTAGTGATTGGTGTTGGTTACGATGCTGATTTACGTCAAGCAAAAGAAGTATTAAAATCTGTACTTGATGCAGAAACACGCTTACTTACAGATCCTGCTTATACCGTAGCTGTTTCTGAACTAGGTGATTCAAGCGTTAACTTTGTAGTGCGTCCTTGGGTTAATGCTGCTGACTACTGGCCTACATATTTTTCACTAATGGAAAATATTAAAATTGCATTAGACGACGCAAATATTTCAATTCCATTTCCGCAAATGGATGTTCATTTACACAAGCAAGACTAA
- a CDS encoding DUF481 domain-containing protein — MKLKLLSVLVAASAATNAFAEDAEQKTWEVTSELGAIVTSGNTETTTLKGGIKVQHNLESWNNEYKLDGIYKEDEVDDANGNKVTQRTNEKYSISAQGNYKLNEEHSHLFIYGSHVSDYFGAYRSESVISAGYGLRLLNEKTMWLSAEIGPGYKYFEYPDDSTEVDENGNPLAGEFEGEVIALGKLDYNWQISDNARFTQLVAVEYGDTNTKTRSETALLAKINGSLQMKVAFNVTNNSDVADDKESTDTETSFTLVYSF; from the coding sequence ATGAAATTAAAGCTTTTATCAGTGTTAGTTGCAGCATCTGCTGCGACTAACGCTTTCGCTGAAGATGCAGAGCAAAAAACGTGGGAAGTTACTAGTGAGCTTGGTGCTATTGTTACTAGTGGTAACACTGAAACAACAACGCTTAAAGGTGGTATTAAAGTACAGCATAACCTAGAAAGCTGGAACAACGAGTACAAGCTTGACGGAATCTACAAAGAAGATGAGGTTGACGATGCTAACGGTAACAAAGTTACTCAACGCACAAACGAAAAGTACTCAATTTCAGCCCAAGGTAACTACAAATTAAATGAAGAGCATTCTCATTTATTCATTTATGGTTCACACGTTTCAGACTACTTTGGTGCATACCGCAGCGAATCTGTAATCTCAGCGGGTTATGGCTTACGTTTATTAAATGAAAAAACCATGTGGTTAAGCGCAGAGATTGGTCCGGGTTACAAATACTTTGAATACCCAGATGACAGCACTGAAGTAGATGAAAATGGTAATCCACTTGCCGGTGAGTTTGAAGGTGAAGTGATTGCCCTTGGCAAGTTAGACTACAATTGGCAAATTTCTGACAATGCGCGTTTTACGCAGCTAGTGGCTGTTGAATACGGTGACACGAACACTAAAACACGTTCAGAAACGGCATTGCTTGCTAAAATTAATGGCTCTCTACAAATGAAAGTGGCTTTTAATGTAACCAACAACTCAGACGTTGCGGATGACAAAGAAAGTACAGATACAGAGACGTCATTCACACTAGTTTACAGTTTTTAA